The genome window AATTTCCCTTCCTCTTTTCGAAGTTACAATGCAACTTGAGTTTTATCTTAGTGTTTGCAAAAGTCAAAAGCAGACAATCAAGCTTCCCATGCATAACATAGGATTAACTATTATTTAGGCAGCAGAAATGTAATGGAAACTGcagaaaaaagcaaagaatTGGTGAAATGAATGAGTTACCTTGGCCATACCAAGAGCAAAGGTGAGGACGCAAGATGAAACGTGGAACATAGCAAGCACAAAAATCAAGTATTGCAGCTCATATGCACCTTCCCTCGACATCAAAGAAACTTTTCCCTGGTCAGAGCATTTGGTTTCCTCGACAGCATGACCAAAGGTGGAGCTCTTGCAAGGAAGAAAAGATTCACCAACGCTCTTTGGGATGCATATATTTGCAATTGGCTTTTGGCCCACAGTTAGTAGCAACGATATGAACCCCAACAGCATCAATTCTACATGGTGGAGGGACAAACACAATCTCAGAACGGAAAATAATAATGTAGCATTTCTTATGTTACGTACGTACCCATCATTTTATATTAAGTTAAGCTTAATTCATGTTGTGGACTCTAACCTGATTTGATCTTATCAAGAGCCTGAATGAGAGACTTCCTCTTTAACCTATGAAAATACTGCACAAATATTTCAAGACAAAAACAAATGATCACCTTGCATTGCATGGATGGAAAGATGAAACAgagttttatatatataattataacaTACCTTGTGTAAGAGATGAAGCAAATACTCGATTATTATGGAGATCACTATCAGAAGAAAGACAACAGTGGCCACAGCCCATGTTGGTGTAGCTTCAAGTGTGTTTGCAGTTTCCTCATCTCCAGCCATCTCTGTCTttgctctgtttctctctctgtctctctcaaGGCCTGAATTGGGTTGGTACAGCTTATAAGCTAGCTAAATGTTTCAGAAGGAATACATATACACACCTGGGTCCTGGGCCCACTGGATTTTTCAACATGGGGTGCGCCATGTTTGACTCTTCGTCGACCTTGTACTGCACCAATGACGTGTCCGCACACCTCTCATTCTCTTACTACAGTGGCCAGTGGTTACTGTTCTGCTAGCGGTTGTATAAAAAGACAATACAAACTCTAcatcacatatgaaaaaatactaaaaattaTACACAAGAATTGTATTTTACAGATCCAGGCAGATTTTGTTACACCTAGCTTGATCTAAGCTGagctttttttaatttcttggtTTTACACgtgattttttatgtttattactCAAACACGTTTTTGTGATGCAAATTTGATACTACGCAATATGTTGGTTTTTCATAGACATGGTTGTcggttttgattttgaggaccacaaaaaatatttttcaaggACGCGGGATATCGttgactctctctctttttctgcCTTACTATTCTGTTTACACGTCGAGTCTGATGCAACTTCCGAAACCTTCTGCTTTGTGCTTATTGCTTGTACAATATGAATGCCACATCAAAATATGACTTCATTGAGTCCTGCATAAATGTTACAGAGCTTACAAGGGGGACCAATGAACAGCTTTTTTTGGACCAGAGTTGATCTTATACAACTCTTTGTTTGATAAAACTATTTGTATCATATTTATCGTTATATCATCAACGGGACATTTCTCTTGTGAGAAATGTGATTAACAAGGTTGTTGTTGTTTGCTTTTGGTTGATGAAGGATCACCTCCCCAGAATACAGTAGCATATTGATCGCTAATTGATTTGGACAATTTACCACTTTGGTTCAATAAATACGAGAAGAGTCAATGGTGTCACTTTCGTTCACTATGTTCTCACTTGTGTGTTGTGTTCCAAGAAACTGGTGAATGAATAGAAAGTTGTGGAGACCAATAAGATGGTGAATGCAATTAACAAGAAATAGCAGAGatgtctctttcttttctttatgagGAGAGGTccctatattatatatatatatatatatatatatatatatatgtatatatatgtatatgtgtgtgtgtgattaATGAGTCATTGCATGGACTTTTAGGTTGAGTTTCTTGGATTGATGCGACCATCTACTAGATATAGAATATTCCAACATTCAATAATTTAAGACTTTCAGTTCCCATTTCCAGCAAGACATGGCAATGTTACGTGGGAGAATCACAAAGGCAATCTGGGAAAAGCCAAGACAACTGAACCCAGcaataattcataattttctaTTGCTGCACATTCTCTAACAATAACTACATCACAAAATTCTTGCTttagaaacaacaaaatacgaatATAGCAGGGCACTTTGGAACAGAAGAACAAGCTTCTTGTAGGGCAGaggaataatttaattaacaatTGTAATTGCGTGGATAGAATTTGCTCAGTTTGGATAGGCCCCTCTTTCCAACAGGGCTATCATATGAGAGGCAATACATAGATTCTACAAACTCTGTTGTTTTCAAAGCTGAATTAACAATACAATCAAAGTCACTTGAGGCGCTTAGTTACAATTTTTACCTCGAAAGTTAAGTTGCATAAACGACAGCACACGGATAATCTGCACAAAATCTCAGTTGCCAAGAGACTTCGCCCGTACATAGCATAATTATTGACATTATGGTAACATTTTCTGCAAAACAATGTCGACAGAAGTAAGAAACTCATAACATAAACTTCAAGGGGTAAAATACTATACATATGCATAGAAAAACTCATTCTGATTCTcaacagaaaaagagaaattcaaacaaacaaaaaagaccTGACAGCTAGAACTTCCTTCATATTAACTAGGGTTACTTGTATACGACTTTGAATCATATATTTGGCCTCAATAAGTTTCACTGGGGTTTACATGGTACCAAAGTTTTGACACCACTGCAAGTAGGTTTTGATGCTAGGATgcagacaaaacaaaaaatagaaagattgATAAAAAGTACAATTCAGCACTTACTAGTTACTGCTTTTGATCATCTGCAACAAGCCATTGTATCATCGCTATCCTTGTAAGCAGCTTTCCATCCTTTCTCCACGCCAGTCAAAAGCCCATTCCTATACATAAACACACCCAACTCACAAATCAGATTATTGTAGCCATCAATCTTAGAGAAGATTAAATGTCCAGTCTACCGCTACAAAAGATACGATATTACAGCATAAATTGAAAAGAGGTTGCATACTTTGGTACAGGTAATTCCAACTGCTGATGTCATCAATGCAGGCTTTGAATGAAACTGCACTCCAGGATTTAATGTAGATGCAGTTGAGGTGGAGTTGCTCTCTCTGTCTGGGACACGTTTTTCCTCAGACAATGAGAAACCAAAGAGTCTACAGCTGCCTTTGTATGGTGAAACCGCATCCTGACTGCCACTAAATGTTGATTGACTTATTACAGGATGATTTGAGATACCATGTTGATTGTAAGAATTCATGCCTCCATgatcttccctgctgaagctACGTTCACAAAATGAGGATGATGCTTGCTTTCCGCCATCTGATTCAGAGACATATGGAGTTcgttttataactctctgttcctCCTGGTTATGACCATTGTATACTGAATTGAATTCCGGGCCTGGATTCATTGCTTGCTGGAACATTAACACAGATGATGGTGATGAAACTTGCACAGACGAGGCAGATGGGCGCACGTGTGCATTATTGCTCTGCATCATGGCAGACCACCCATTTCTAAAGCTTGGCACCTGAAAACCATCATAAATTCCAGGGCCACCATATTCATGAGCCTCGTTATTAGTGGAAGCTCTTCCATATGGTGGGCTTGGAAATATTTCTTGACCTTGCAAGACCTTATGGAATCGGAATGATTCACCAAAGCCTATGCCGGTTGAGGTAATCTCAGAGTCCGCAAGTGACTTTCTGAGACCATTACCTCCAGCAGCAATCCCAGAACCACTAGAACCATGAAAACCCCTCCTTGGTTCAGATGGATGTTGATTCTGACCACCTAAACCACCAAAATGAgtatcaaaacccaaaatttcttGACCTTGCAAGACCTTCTGGAACCTTAAAGATTCCCCAAAGTCTGATGCTCCAATCCCATctgtaagaaaaaaaaaagtcacaatcaataaattatGTTGCAGAGATCTTGTCACAATGGAATGTTCTAATCTGAATGCACGACATACTAGGAACTGGAAATTCTGTTTTTGCTGCAGACAAGCCACTCCTGGCCCTCTTCAAACCAGCTGCCATTAAGCTATGGGAACTTGAAACAGAACCAGATGGCTCGATTTCCCATGGGGAAACCCTGCCATGCTTACTTGTGTCTATATCATCCCACCTtacctgcaagagcaaaagaaaagtttgaaaCCAATATATCTAGTGCTAATGGCGTGAACTTATCACCTAGTAAGTTAGTATTGGCATACTACAGAGCAGAGAAAACATCCTTTGtgatattttggttaataCAACTTTCAAGGCAGTGAAAAATAACTCAACGAATCTTTGCAGTTCTAAAGACTTGACAGCTACAATAAGCAACACCGATGTCTATGTATGAAACATTAAAAACATTCCTTCATTTCTGAATATGATAGGGTTCGAATAATCAAGACCCTGAGTTTCTATCCACAGGGTTATGAGTAAGGTGTTTTGTTCAACAATTAAGACAAATTTTGTGACAAATACAAGAGCAGATTTATCCGTTCAGAGCGTGATTTAGCCAAACTGTGCTAACCCCTCAAGACATGTAATGATAAATACAAAGAAGTGTTAGTGATTCATCCTAATTTTAACATGGTGAAGATGTCATACAATTTTCGTTATATTTTGCCCTCTTGTCCAGTGGCCCAAATGCTTCAACTCTTGTTTAAAAAGGCTTACACCAGATTTGTTCATGAAATGGTTTCGCGAATCTTAAATGTAAAATCAACAAAGTAAACATACAAACAGTAATGCATGCTCGTGTAAAAGTTTAAGATACACAAGGTCCAAATgcttttgaagaagaaaaaaaggatatatataGAAAGGCTCTGTTAAAAGTACGTACAACTAGACATCTCCATTTTGAACCAGGCCATCTTACAGGATCCAATTCACTAATTCCAGTTATCAGCCCAGTGTATCTGCCAAAAagacattttaattaaaatttgagtttaaatCCTTCAACTATGTCAAATTTAAGAATGCCAAACCTTCGCTCTGCTGCATCTTCTGTTTCAAAACGCATTTTGAACCGCATTCCAGGTGAAAAGGAATGATCAAGGCACCTCAAAAATTTACGGGAAGGTATTATGAATTCTGATGAGCTGGCTCTACATGATTAATATGGAAAAATATAGGGAGAATAAGATCCAGAAAGACAGATAGGTCTAAAATCATAACTTTCAAGATTACTTTAAGAATATGTCAAATGAATGAGCAGCATATTACCTTGGATTGTAGAAGATGTTAAATGCATTCTTCATGGATATAGCATTCACCACGTCCGTGATAGTGTTATAGTTTAATTGCTGGCTACAAAGAGTTGGATAAGTAGCGGACCCTTTAACCTGGGCTGCCCTTCTAATTCCTAGCCTCAGTTCTCCATCATCACCCCTATTATAAACATTGTATGAGAATCATGAATAAGGGCATCCAAAGTTTCTTGAACCGAAGGATTCATATACCTGAGAAACAGCACTGCATCTCCAGAGACgagcttcttcttgttcacAAATGCACTCCATCCAGTGGTGAGCAAATGCCTTCGTGGCTGCCCTACTCAAGCCAAATggaaagaagaataaaaaacagaCAAACAATGAATCTAAAACATTCCATTTACAAAGTTCATAATAAAACCCTAATAAGATTGCTATTGTTTCATAAAGAGATAAACCCGAAACTAATGAATACAAAACATGTCATATCTTTTGGCATACCCCTATAAATATGTCTGAACCTCCACTCCAGGCCATGCAGATCCTTTGCTACGAGTTCTTGTGAAGGCCTTTGTTGATTGTAATCCTACAAGCATAACTTAGTTGtctcaaaataaaatacaaacttGTACTTGATTAGACTATGAATCAGTTATAAAAATGATTTCAGGTAATGGAAGTCACCAACAGGTTATGCCGAACTACATGTTGGGGGATAAAATGAACTACAAATACCAGGGGAGGAAAACAATCCTCAGCAGCACGACGAGGGACGGAGAAGCCTCCATGAGTGCTAGTATCAGAAGCAGTAAGGGTTTTGCAGAACATATGGGGTGTGGTTGACTTCCCAATTGCTTCGACATCCTCCTCCTCACCATATGCATCAGTTTCCCCTTCCCGCAGTTTGTGTTCAATTTCCTAATCAGATTAATGCAAAAATGAAGTCACCCCAATGTTCAATAGACACAACATCAGATAATCTCcaagaaaagtaaagaaaacGGAAAAAATTGACCCCCAAATGAAATTGAATGCATAATAAGTAGCTGCTTCAAAATGTCATGGAATGGTTATCTTGTGTTGTCTGCTAAGAATGCCAATTGCCAAAATGGGATAGAAGGAGACAGACAGATACTAACATATAATCTTTGAAAATGCTAAAGCGGGAAAGAAAGCCAGGGAGAAGGtgaaatttacaaaattttggttttaaattgttttgtttgctgaGAGATGAAATGCACTAGAGTCTACTGTATGGAAGGCTTACATTTCTGAATGACTATTGACAATTAAACTGAGCTTTAAGTTCCAAAATCACAAATAATAGTACCACCATAAGGAAtttgaaacaacaaaaaaaaaaaaaaaaaaatctattttcAAGCATTTTCTCACAAACCAACCAGAGAATCAAAACCACAACAAAGCCCACCTCACTTTCAGGAACAAGTGAAACCTGCGCATACACATCGTCGGTACCAGTCTCAGCctgtgtaaaaaaaaaaaaaaaaccccagaAAACATGAGAACCCagataacaaaaacaaaaaaggcatcaaatttcacaaaaaccccaaaaaccgAAAGCATTGTAGAGTGAGACTCACATGGAGCTTGACATCAACAACGCGACAGAAAAGGTGAGGTGGGAGATTATAAGCCGAAGCTGGAAAATCAGAGACTTGCTCCAAGTGGCCCTGTGGAAGATACACTACCACACTCCCTTTCTTTGGCAGCGAAATCAGTGGGCCCGCACACGCGTGCCACAGCTCCAAGCACACCGAAGCCGAAGCCGAAGCGTCAGAAGCAGAGGAAGTTGAAGACGAACCACACGACGGCGTTTCCTCGTCCTCCGTTGCACTGTTCAGATCGATTAGACCCCCCATGtggaaataaacaaaaattgcacGGACTcaacaacaagaagagaaggaagaggaagagaaggactTTGCTTTTGCTCTTGTTCTGCTGTTTACaatatgaagaagagaaagaaggaggAGGTGTGTGAATAAGAAGAGAGCATAGGAGGAGGTTTCATGTCTGCATTTTGAGAGGGGTGATGAGGACGAGGTTAATTAAGTGCAACTTTGGCATTTGCTAAAAGAAGCTCAAAAAGACACACCACAGCCcacctctcttttctttctcccttTGCTCTTCTgtgtctttctctctctgcctgcttaattttcttttcttcttttcttttctgctcttttctttttcttttccttcttgagGTGAGAAAGAGTGTACCActgtttgtgttgtgtgtgtggaTTGTGGATGGGCTTTTGGGTATCAAATCAAAGCTTAAAGCCTTTTTTAacttgaagagagagaaaagaaaacagaatttaaTAAGCAAATCACATAATTAATATGGGGCTTTGTTGCTGTTCtcttttcatataaaaaaagattaaattttTTCTGTCTGCAGGCTGAGCTGCACTGCAGCACTGCTGCAGCTGCTGCAACGCTGCAACTGCTGGGTGTGATGTGTGGCAGAAAGACAGTgtgagagagacagagagagacagagagagagagagagtaatgagagtgtgtttttaatttttttccaataaaATATCATGGACTGAAAAGTGGAGGAGGGTCTGTACGGCACCCCCTGTATTTCCGGGCGGATGTCTATTCTGTCCCCTTCTACTCCATCAAATCTCACTCGTATCCCCTTCCTTAATCCTCATTCTCTCCCTCCCccatttttaatatttaatataaaaagattgaatttttgagaaaaacaaaaccaaagacctcttcttttttttttgtcaaaacaaaaacaaagacttTGAACCCATCTTTTTTGTGAAAGTAAAGCCTCTACATTCTTTCTTAAAGCCTAGTTGGGTTGTCTCCCTTGGTTTCTTCTGATATAGATTTACCACTTTTGAAGCCATTGGGTTCCTTCCTATATATTACTATTGCATTGTAATTTGGGATGCTTTGggttttttctccttttccttttatctCTTGGGTTCAATTGATTTTTTGCATAGCCAGAGCAGAGACTATTGGTTAAAGTGTTGCTGAAAGAAAGTTACAATCTGGGCAATCTGAATTGGCCAACTTTGAAAGACAACTGTACTCTTAGGACATTTGCTATTGTGGGGCAACCCTTCCTCATCTCACAATCTAAACTTGGGTGCTATTTTAGCAACCTGTACTTGTAGGCTTTACACTTTCAACTTTGGCAAGCTTTAGCTTTTTTCCACTCACTGAGTTTGCTAAGTTAGAAAAATCCATGGTCCAACTTCAAAGTGATATCACATAATGTTTTACGACATTCTTCACTTTTGCTGCAAATTTACCCGGCTACTTTATTTGCCCATGTTTGGATTTTTCCATAAGAGTCTTGGGGCCTCATTATTTGTTGTTTCTTAGGCAAAACGCAATGTCAAATGTGGGTCATTATGCCTAACCAATTGGGGGACAAGTAAAAGATGTCCCTTCCCATTTCTGCAGATTAAGATCAAGACTGGTAAAACAGTTAGTTATGAGCTTTGGTATGAACTCTGCTTTTCACAGCTTCAtgcactttcttttttttttggtcgaaagcTTCATGCACTTCAGTAaagtaaaaaaggaaaaccctggaatttatttttaagtgaaGTCAAATTGAAATATAAGCTTGTGAATGTGGGGAACActtacaaatacaaaatgtcAACCAGTTTGAACTAGAGAGTACTGAGTCAGAGACATCTGAGATTGATTAGCACATTTTCACATGCAACATTCTTTGCTTGTTAATCCTTTCACTTACACACGAAAAAGTGTATAACCCCATCCTTCgaccaataaaataaaatagaaagatAAAAGGCCACACCAAACACGAAAAAAGGACCAAACTCCTGAATAATTGCCACGACTTTAGAGTGCTGGGCATCTCAAATTGTAGTCATTTGTCTTATTGATGTTGGTAACTTTCAAGCATGCAgctatttttttagtttggtCGTTTGGTTAACTTAACTTGAGTattcaatcaaattaaaacaGTTAAGATACGAATCAGCTTTTGTTATAGTGGTATTTCTCTTCTTAACAATATAAGGAATTTCCAATCCGAATCCCGTCcccaaatatgaaaaataaaaacttccaATTGAGGTAATGTTAGTAAGTCCAAAGAATTCTTAAaacagtttttttatatagctACATGATATTGCATGTAATAAAAACCTATGGACCCCTCCACAACGGTAAGAAAAATGGCCC of Prunus dulcis chromosome 4, ALMONDv2, whole genome shotgun sequence contains these proteins:
- the LOC117624607 gene encoding auxin response factor 3-like isoform X1, giving the protein MGGLIDLNSATEDEETPSCGSSSTSSASDASASASVCLELWHACAGPLISLPKKGSVVVYLPQGHLEQVSDFPASAYNLPPHLFCRVVDVKLHAETGTDDVYAQVSLVPESEEIEHKLREGETDAYGEEEDVEAIGKSTTPHMFCKTLTASDTSTHGGFSVPRRAAEDCFPPLVFVVHFIPQHVVRHNLLDYNQQRPSQELVAKDLHGLEWRFRHIYRGQPRRHLLTTGWSAFVNKKKLVSGDAVLFLRGDDGELRLGIRRAAQVKGSATYPTLCSQQLNYNTITDVVNAISMKNAFNIFYNPRASSSEFIIPSRKFLRCLDHSFSPGMRFKMRFETEDAAERRYTGLITGISELDPVRWPGSKWRCLVVRWDDIDTSKHGRVSPWEIEPSGSVSSSHSLMAAGLKRARSGLSAAKTEFPVPNGIGASDFGESLRFQKVLQGQEILGFDTHFGGLGGQNQHPSEPRRGFHGSSGSGIAAGGNGLRKSLADSEITSTGIGFGESFRFHKVLQGQEIFPSPPYGRASTNNEAHEYGGPGIYDGFQVPSFRNGWSAMMQSNNAHVRPSASSVQVSSPSSVLMFQQAMNPGPEFNSVYNGHNQEEQRVIKRTPYVSESDGGKQASSSFCERSFSREDHGGMNSYNQHGISNHPVISQSTFSGSQDAVSPYKGSCRLFGFSLSEEKRVPDRESNSTSTASTLNPGVQFHSKPALMTSAVGITCTKEWAFDWRGERMESCLQG
- the LOC117624607 gene encoding auxin response factor 3-like isoform X2; translation: MGGLIDLNSATEDEETPSCGSSSTSSASDASASASVCLELWHACAGPLISLPKKGSVVVYLPQGHLEQVSDFPASAYNLPPHLFCRVVDVKLHAETGTDDVYAQVSLVPESEEIEHKLREGETDAYGEEEDVEAIGKSTTPHMFCKTLTASDTSTHGGFSVPRRAAEDCFPPLDYNQQRPSQELVAKDLHGLEWRFRHIYRGQPRRHLLTTGWSAFVNKKKLVSGDAVLFLRGDDGELRLGIRRAAQVKGSATYPTLCSQQLNYNTITDVVNAISMKNAFNIFYNPRASSSEFIIPSRKFLRCLDHSFSPGMRFKMRFETEDAAERRYTGLITGISELDPVRWPGSKWRCLVVRWDDIDTSKHGRVSPWEIEPSGSVSSSHSLMAAGLKRARSGLSAAKTEFPVPNGIGASDFGESLRFQKVLQGQEILGFDTHFGGLGGQNQHPSEPRRGFHGSSGSGIAAGGNGLRKSLADSEITSTGIGFGESFRFHKVLQGQEIFPSPPYGRASTNNEAHEYGGPGIYDGFQVPSFRNGWSAMMQSNNAHVRPSASSVQVSSPSSVLMFQQAMNPGPEFNSVYNGHNQEEQRVIKRTPYVSESDGGKQASSSFCERSFSREDHGGMNSYNQHGISNHPVISQSTFSGSQDAVSPYKGSCRLFGFSLSEEKRVPDRESNSTSTASTLNPGVQFHSKPALMTSAVGITCTKEWAFDWRGERMESCLQG